From Acanthopagrus latus isolate v.2019 chromosome 22, fAcaLat1.1, whole genome shotgun sequence, the proteins below share one genomic window:
- the rnf217 gene encoding probable E3 ubiquitin-protein ligase RNF217, translating to MGRAVSGMEDDGPIADACKMPSFIGSFEEGRVKLSRNLQTETSFTDGKVERSVRDFGPDSGLLTPDGGEREPEEGSGEEEEKDAKGNNNNNCNGGGGGGGEKRRASAVEILRRNFGVSKSPSLRLNTGSRMQCGDERETREGGDYNDATSGYGSECGDCGKSEREAGDAVEENEPTLSDLTTLGVQAVEIITVTGRCPNRGGGDSNTDTLSGSFRTKEHVYCTVYCIANDSHRREITDDGAVTSDAPEMDEGTGREAGSSPHPALYTLEDLVDPFGDMAHGLSDAQAGGETTMQSCRVCLEGKSIAPLPCCRKAVCDECLKLYVSSQVRVAKPYISCPIPECSGYLEEGMVISHLANDDVAKYRYFLELSQLDSSTKPCPQCSQFTSLKEHHPTRSEHKYKIQCSNCQFVWCFKCHAPWHNGLKCRDYRKGDKLLRSWASVIEHGQRNAQKCPQCKIHIQRTEGCDHMTCTQCNTNFCYRCGERYRHLRFFGDHTSNLSVFGCKYRYLPDKPHLRRLIRGSVCATKVLIAPVVILLVVVFGALALVIGLVVFPVYYVCKRRKKQRTQGSGRWI from the exons ATGGGGAGAGCCGTCTCGGGGATGGAAGATGACGGACCGATAGCTGACGCCTGCAAAATGCCGAGCTTTATCGGCAGCTTcgaggaggggagggtgaaACTGTCCCGCAACCTGCAGACTGAAACTTCCTTCACGGACGGCAAAGTTGAGCGGTCGGTCAGAGATTTTGGACCCGACTCCGGGTTGCTGACCCCGGACGGAGGTGAGAGGGAGCCGGAGGAGGGGagcggcgaggaggaggagaaggatgcgaagggcaacaacaacaacaactgcaacggcggaggtggaggtggaggagagaagaggagggcgAGCGCTGTCGAGATTTTGAGGAGGAATTTCGGGGTGTCAAAGTCTCCCTCCCTGCGGCTGAACACGGGCAGTCGGATGCAGTGCGGGGACGAGCGCGAAACCCGCGAAGGAGGCGATTATAACGACGCGACGAGCGGTTATGGGAGCGAATGCGGCGACTGTGGGAAGTCGGAGCGTGAGGCGGGCGACGCGGTGGAGGAAAACGAGCCAACCCTGAGCGACTTGACGACTTTGGGGGTTCAAGCCGTTGAGATTATAACCGTCACAGGACGGTGTCCCAACAGGGGGGGCGGGGACAGCAACACGGACACTTTGAGCGGGTCCTTCCGCACTAAGGAGCACGTCTACTGCACTGTTTACTGCATCGCCAACGACAGCCATCGGAGAGAAATCACGGACGATGGGGCGGTCACGTCCGACGCACCAGAAATGGACGAGGGGACGGGACGGGAAGCGGGTTCGAGTCCCCACCCGGCGCTCTACACGCTGGAGGACCTGGTGGACCCTTTCGGGGACATGGCCCACGGGCTGTCCGACGCGCAGGCCGGTGGAGAGACAACGATGCAGAGCTGCCGGGTGTGCCTGGAAGGGAAATCCATCGCACCCCTGCCCTGCTGCAGGAAGGCCGTGTGTGACGAGTGTCTGAAACTCTACGTCAGCTCCCAg GTGCGAGTAGCCAAACCTTACATCAGCTGTCCGATCCCAGAGTGCAGCGGCTACCtggaggaggggatggtgaTTTCCCATTTAGCCAATGATGACGTGGCAAAGTATCGATACTTTCTGGAGCTGAGCCAGCTGGACTCGAGCACCAAACCCTGCCCCCAGTGCAGCCAGTTCACCTCTCTGAAGGAGCACCACCCCACCCGGTCGGAGCATAAGTACAAG ATCCAGTGTAGCAATTGCCAGTTTGTGTGGTGCTTTAAATGCCACGCTCCGTGGCACAATGGGCTCAAATGTCGCGACTACAGGAAAGGCGACAAGCTGTTACGAAGCTGGGCTAGTGTCATAGAGCACGGCCAAAGAAATGCCCAGAAATGTCCGCAGTGCAAG ATCCATATCCAGCGTACGGAGGGATGTGACCATATGACATGTACACAGTGCAACACTAACTTCTGTTACCGCTGTGGAGAGCGCTACCGTCACCTAAG GTTTTTCGGGGACCACACGTCCAACCTCAGTGTGTTTGGATGCAAGTATCGCTATCTACCAGACAAACCTCATCTGAGACGGTTAATTAGAGGGTCTGTCTGTg CCACCAAGGTGCTGATAGCTCCAGTGGTCATTTTGCTGGTCGTGGTATTCGGAGCTCTCGCCCTGGTGATAG GTTTGGTCGTGTTCCCGGTCTACTACGTCTgtaagaggaggaagaagcagcGCACACAGGGCTCCGGACGCTGGATCTGA